A genomic stretch from Aquila chrysaetos chrysaetos chromosome 1, bAquChr1.4, whole genome shotgun sequence includes:
- the SPP1 gene encoding osteopontin isoform X2, which produces MKAAVLCLCLISITAAWPVSKSKQHAISASSEEKYDPRGHHSHRYHHHHHMNSQSWESLQHTQNDLMSPQQTLYSSDESVDVPVQPHFPDVSSKSHEDVDDDNDDNDSNDTDESDEVVTSFPTDIPVTVPFPPFPFTRGDNAGRGDSVAYRVRAKATVVESSKLRKAAKKLIVYDASEEDESALDADSQQTGLSREDPAAHHSLGKHAISREWADKSHGQDSSELDSKQHDRSMENDSRQKFDSHEAEGDDSKAGVRGDSYQTMESRESQVRVSAEIPDDNSNQTLESAEDARDHHSIENNEVTL; this is translated from the exons ATGAAGGCGGCAGTTCTGTGTTTATGCCTTATCAGCATCACCGCTGCATGGCCAGTGAGTAAATC CAAGCAGCATGCCATTTCTGccagctctgaagaaaaatat gaTCCCAGGGGCCATCATTCACACAgataccaccaccaccaccacatgAATTCTCAGTCTTGGGAGAGTCTGCAGCACACACAGAATGACCTCATGTCACCTCAGCAG ACTCTTTACTCTTCAGACGAAAGCGTGGATGTCCCAGTACAACCG cacTTTCCTGATGTGTCAAGCAAGAGCCATGAAGATGTGGATGATGACAATGATGATAATGATTCCAATGACACGGATGAATCTGATGAGGTTGTCACGAGTTTTCCCACAGACATTCCAGTAACTGtacccttccctcctttccctttcaccCGAGGAGACAATGCCGGCAGAGGTGACAGCGTGGCCTACAGGGTGAGGGCAAAAGCCACAGTGGTGGAGTCTAGCAAACTCCGCAAAGCTGCGAAAAAG CTCATTGTGTATGATGCCAGTGAGGAGGATGAGAGTGCCCTGGATGCGGACAGCCAGCAAACGGGGCTCTCCCGGGAGGATCCTGCTGCCCACCACTCCCTGGGGAAGCACGCCATCAGCAGGGAATGGGCTGACAAGAGCCACGGGCAGGACAGCAGCGAGCTGGACAGCAAGCAGCATGACCGGAGCATGGAAAACGACAGCCGGCAGAAATTCGATAGCCACGAGGCGGAAGGAGATGATAGCAAGGCTGGTGTCAGAGGGGATAGCTACCAGACCATGGAAAGCAGGGAGAGCCAGGTCCGCGTTTCAGCTGAGATCCCCGATGATAACAGCAATCAAACGTTGGAGAGTGCTGAGGATGCTCGAGATCATCACAGCATTGAAAATAACGAAGTCACTCTTTAA
- the SPP1 gene encoding osteopontin isoform X1 gives MKAAVLCLCLISITAAWPVSKYKQHAISASSEEKYDPRGHHSHRYHHHHHMNSQSWESLQHTQNDLMSPQQTLYSSDESVDVPVQPHFPDVSSKSHEDVDDDNDDNDSNDTDESDEVVTSFPTDIPVTVPFPPFPFTRGDNAGRGDSVAYRVRAKATVVESSKLRKAAKKLIVYDASEEDESALDADSQQTGLSREDPAAHHSLGKHAISREWADKSHGQDSSELDSKQHDRSMENDSRQKFDSHEAEGDDSKAGVRGDSYQTMESRESQVRVSAEIPDDNSNQTLESAEDARDHHSIENNEVTL, from the exons ATGAAGGCGGCAGTTCTGTGTTTATGCCTTATCAGCATCACCGCTGCATGGCCAGTGAGTAA ATACAAGCAGCATGCCATTTCTGccagctctgaagaaaaatat gaTCCCAGGGGCCATCATTCACACAgataccaccaccaccaccacatgAATTCTCAGTCTTGGGAGAGTCTGCAGCACACACAGAATGACCTCATGTCACCTCAGCAG ACTCTTTACTCTTCAGACGAAAGCGTGGATGTCCCAGTACAACCG cacTTTCCTGATGTGTCAAGCAAGAGCCATGAAGATGTGGATGATGACAATGATGATAATGATTCCAATGACACGGATGAATCTGATGAGGTTGTCACGAGTTTTCCCACAGACATTCCAGTAACTGtacccttccctcctttccctttcaccCGAGGAGACAATGCCGGCAGAGGTGACAGCGTGGCCTACAGGGTGAGGGCAAAAGCCACAGTGGTGGAGTCTAGCAAACTCCGCAAAGCTGCGAAAAAG CTCATTGTGTATGATGCCAGTGAGGAGGATGAGAGTGCCCTGGATGCGGACAGCCAGCAAACGGGGCTCTCCCGGGAGGATCCTGCTGCCCACCACTCCCTGGGGAAGCACGCCATCAGCAGGGAATGGGCTGACAAGAGCCACGGGCAGGACAGCAGCGAGCTGGACAGCAAGCAGCATGACCGGAGCATGGAAAACGACAGCCGGCAGAAATTCGATAGCCACGAGGCGGAAGGAGATGATAGCAAGGCTGGTGTCAGAGGGGATAGCTACCAGACCATGGAAAGCAGGGAGAGCCAGGTCCGCGTTTCAGCTGAGATCCCCGATGATAACAGCAATCAAACGTTGGAGAGTGCTGAGGATGCTCGAGATCATCACAGCATTGAAAATAACGAAGTCACTCTTTAA